From a single Arthrobacter sp. SLBN-112 genomic region:
- the glnA gene encoding type I glutamate--ammonia ligase: protein MFKTADEVLKFIKDEDVKFVDIRFTDLPGVQQHFNVPAKSVDADFFVNGQLFDGSSIRGFQGIAESDMQLIPDVTTAFLDTFRMEKTLALNFSIVNPRTGDPYHRDPRGVAEKAEAYLASTGIADTAFFAPEAEFFVFDNVQYQSSPQGSFYKIDSEEAHWNTGREEEGGNLGYKTPVKGGYFPVSPTDKQADLRDAMCVALDEAGLEVERSHHEVGSAGQAEINYKFTTLTHAADDLQKFKYVIKNTADAWGKSVTFMPKPVFGDNGSGMHCHQSLWNGGEPLFYDEKGYAGLSDTARWYIGGLLQHSSAVLAFTNPTVNSYRRLVKGFEAPVNMVYSQGNRSAGIRIPITGSNPKAKRIEFRAPDPSSNPYLAFAAQLMAGIDGIRNRIEPPAPIDKDLYELPAEEAKDIPKAPGTLEEALEALREDNEFLQAGGVFTQDLIDTWIEYKYENEIRPLSLRPNPYEFELYYGV, encoded by the coding sequence ATGTTCAAGACTGCGGACGAAGTCCTCAAGTTCATCAAGGACGAAGATGTAAAGTTCGTCGATATCCGCTTCACCGATCTTCCGGGCGTCCAGCAGCACTTCAACGTCCCCGCCAAGAGTGTTGACGCTGATTTCTTCGTCAACGGCCAGCTCTTCGACGGTTCCTCCATCCGCGGCTTCCAGGGCATCGCCGAATCCGACATGCAGCTGATCCCGGACGTGACCACCGCGTTCCTGGACACCTTCCGCATGGAGAAGACCCTCGCGCTGAACTTCTCGATCGTGAACCCCCGCACGGGTGACCCCTACCACCGCGACCCCCGCGGCGTGGCCGAAAAGGCTGAAGCTTACCTGGCTTCCACCGGCATCGCCGACACCGCGTTCTTTGCTCCCGAAGCCGAGTTCTTCGTGTTCGACAACGTCCAGTACCAGTCCTCCCCGCAGGGCAGCTTCTACAAGATCGACTCCGAGGAAGCCCACTGGAACACCGGCCGTGAGGAAGAGGGCGGCAACCTGGGCTACAAGACCCCCGTCAAGGGCGGTTACTTCCCGGTCTCCCCCACGGACAAGCAGGCTGACCTGCGCGACGCCATGTGTGTTGCCCTGGACGAAGCCGGCCTCGAGGTCGAGCGCAGCCACCACGAAGTTGGATCCGCCGGCCAGGCCGAGATCAACTACAAGTTCACCACCCTGACCCACGCTGCCGATGACCTGCAGAAGTTCAAGTACGTCATCAAGAACACCGCTGACGCCTGGGGCAAGTCCGTTACCTTCATGCCGAAGCCTGTCTTCGGCGACAACGGCTCGGGCATGCACTGCCACCAGTCGCTGTGGAACGGTGGCGAGCCGCTGTTCTACGACGAAAAGGGCTACGCCGGCCTGTCCGACACCGCCCGCTGGTACATCGGCGGCCTGCTCCAGCACTCCTCCGCCGTCCTGGCCTTCACCAACCCGACGGTTAACTCCTACCGCCGCCTGGTCAAGGGCTTCGAGGCTCCGGTCAACATGGTCTACTCGCAGGGCAACCGCTCCGCCGGTATCCGCATCCCGATCACCGGTTCCAACCCGAAGGCCAAGCGCATCGAATTCCGCGCTCCGGACCCCTCCTCCAACCCGTACCTGGCATTCGCTGCCCAGCTGATGGCCGGCATTGACGGCATCCGCAACCGCATCGAGCCGCCGGCTCCGATTGACAAGGACCTCTACGAGCTCCCGGCCGAGGAAGCCAAGGACATCCCCAAGGCTCCGGGCACCCTGGAGGAAGCACTGGAGGCCCTGCGCGAGGACAACGAGTTCCTGCAGGCCGGTGGCGTCTTCACCCAGGACCTGATCGACACCTGGATCGAGTACAAGTACGAAAACGAGATCCGCCCGCTGTCCCTGCGCCCGAACCCCTACGAGTTCGAGCTCTACTACGGCGTCTAA
- a CDS encoding Abi family protein: MTLYTSPHLTFDQQIALMQARGLDCSSCDGEGALSRIGYYRLSTYTHPFRELLPQGAPKESPVHYRTATFRPGYKLTEALALYDFDHDLRTLCAQGLKIIEVGLRVRVGYVLGERDPFGHLNRDSLDEEQCKKPAHDERGDSFDYWSRRYRELQQKAKTDDFFRHYMSKYGGRFPIWVAVEALDFGALNRLYGLMERSDQNDVARHWNVQEGRRLHRWLLTLGNVRNHCAHHARLWNRNITQEIGVFNPAIVKPELAHIASQGHRKKLYLSLAIIAYIAPQIDPRTDWPQALKAKMEQFPRIRGLSPERDMGFPSNWRDEALWQPRPAEDLLSGQKYARGPQPVIFAQSLPTEEAPESR; this comes from the coding sequence GTGACCCTATACACCAGTCCGCATCTGACCTTCGATCAGCAGATAGCCCTGATGCAAGCCAGGGGCCTTGACTGCTCGAGCTGCGACGGGGAGGGCGCCCTCTCTCGCATCGGCTACTACCGGCTCTCGACGTACACCCATCCATTCCGGGAGTTGTTACCTCAAGGAGCTCCGAAGGAATCGCCAGTTCACTACCGGACAGCCACATTCCGCCCTGGATACAAGTTAACTGAGGCGCTTGCCCTCTACGACTTTGACCATGATCTCCGCACGCTCTGCGCTCAAGGCCTAAAAATTATCGAAGTCGGACTGCGTGTACGAGTGGGCTACGTGCTGGGGGAACGGGACCCATTCGGACACCTTAATCGCGATTCCTTGGACGAAGAGCAGTGTAAGAAGCCAGCCCATGATGAGAGGGGTGACAGCTTCGACTACTGGTCGAGGCGCTACAGGGAACTTCAACAAAAAGCTAAGACCGATGATTTTTTTCGTCACTACATGTCCAAGTACGGGGGACGCTTCCCGATTTGGGTCGCAGTAGAAGCACTCGATTTCGGCGCCCTCAACAGGCTGTACGGCCTCATGGAACGCAGCGATCAGAACGACGTTGCACGTCACTGGAATGTTCAAGAAGGACGAAGGCTACATAGATGGCTCTTGACCCTAGGTAATGTCCGAAATCACTGCGCTCACCACGCACGGCTGTGGAATCGGAATATTACCCAAGAAATCGGGGTCTTCAATCCTGCGATTGTAAAGCCAGAACTCGCTCACATTGCATCCCAAGGGCACCGCAAAAAGCTCTACTTATCGCTTGCAATCATTGCCTACATCGCTCCTCAGATTGATCCCAGGACCGACTGGCCTCAGGCCCTGAAGGCCAAAATGGAGCAGTTCCCAAGGATCCGCGGCCTCTCGCCAGAGAGAGACATGGGGTTCCCTAGTAACTGGCGCGATGAAGCACTGTGGCAGCCGCGGCCAGCCGAGGATCTGTTATCTGGCCAGAAGTACGCAAGGGGTCCGCAACCAGTTATTTTTGCCCAATCACTACCAACCGAGGAAGCCCCGGAATCCCGCTGA
- a CDS encoding helix-turn-helix domain-containing protein, with amino-acid sequence MTQKIGYTLEEAGEKTGCSSHALKSAIASGGLRARYAGEEVVIRHEDLVEWIYQLPTEMEAEATAVQEAARPGRRTTTGTAELSPAQASTDWFTTEDLAAAWQLSSGTLSDRRALKKGPEFVRLGGIVRYHRDAATAWPTKQLLRDGA; translated from the coding sequence ATGACCCAAAAGATCGGCTACACGCTTGAAGAAGCCGGCGAAAAGACCGGGTGTTCCAGCCACGCCCTTAAGTCGGCCATCGCATCTGGTGGTCTTCGCGCCCGGTACGCGGGTGAAGAGGTGGTCATCCGGCACGAGGACCTGGTCGAGTGGATCTACCAGCTTCCAACAGAAATGGAGGCTGAGGCTACTGCGGTTCAAGAGGCCGCAAGGCCGGGGCGGCGCACGACAACCGGCACAGCCGAACTATCTCCGGCCCAAGCCTCAACTGACTGGTTTACCACCGAAGACCTTGCTGCAGCTTGGCAATTGTCGTCAGGGACTCTATCCGACCGGCGCGCGCTCAAGAAAGGGCCTGAGTTCGTGCGCCTGGGCGGCATCGTTCGCTATCACCGCGACGCCGCAACCGCATGGCCGACGAAACAGTTATTGCGTGACGGCGCCTGA
- a CDS encoding RDD family protein, translating to MVDRKDIGSWLSGPDTSGISKYPGERLGLPESGPGSMARAGRRIAAICIDWGIALLISNFAFGGDSWATLAVFAIEQILLVGTLGYSIGHRMMGIAVVKPGGGAPGPLAALVRAVLLCLVVPAVIFDPDQRGLHDKAMNTLLIRR from the coding sequence GTGGTAGATCGCAAAGACATTGGGTCCTGGCTCAGCGGACCGGACACCTCCGGCATCTCCAAGTATCCGGGGGAGCGCCTGGGCCTGCCCGAGTCCGGGCCGGGTTCCATGGCACGGGCGGGGCGCAGGATCGCAGCCATCTGCATCGACTGGGGCATCGCGCTGCTTATCAGCAACTTCGCTTTCGGCGGCGACTCCTGGGCCACCCTGGCGGTCTTCGCAATTGAGCAGATCCTCCTGGTGGGAACGCTCGGTTACAGCATCGGCCACCGCATGATGGGCATCGCCGTGGTGAAGCCGGGAGGCGGCGCGCCCGGGCCACTCGCGGCCCTGGTCAGGGCCGTGCTGCTCTGCCTGGTCGTCCCCGCCGTGATCTTCGACCCGGACCAGCGCGGCCTTCACGACAAGGCGATGAACACGCTCCTCATCCGCCGTTAG
- the lipA gene encoding lipoyl synthase, with protein sequence MTLAPEGRKMLRIEQRNAAVPVERKPEWIKAKVQMGPEFVGLKNLVKKEGLHTVCEEAGCPNIFECWEDKEATFLIGGSECTRRCDFCQIDTGKPSPVDMFEPTKVARSVQSMQLRYATVTGVARDDLEDEGVWLYAETVRKIHELNPGTGVELLIPDFSGNPDHIKAICDSAPEVFAHNVETVPRIFKRIRPAFRYERSLDVITQGRNLGMVTKSNLILGMGETREEISEALRDLHQAGCDLITITQYLRPSERHLPVDRWVKPQEFVDLQHEAQEIGFLGVMSGPLVRSSYRAGRLWATAMRKKGRDIPAELAHIAEGIQDSGTTRQEAATLLASHS encoded by the coding sequence GTGACACTGGCACCTGAAGGCCGGAAGATGCTGCGGATCGAGCAGCGCAACGCTGCGGTCCCGGTGGAACGCAAACCGGAGTGGATCAAGGCCAAGGTCCAGATGGGCCCGGAGTTCGTCGGGCTGAAGAACCTGGTGAAAAAGGAAGGCCTGCACACCGTCTGCGAAGAAGCCGGCTGCCCCAACATCTTCGAATGCTGGGAAGACAAGGAAGCCACCTTCCTGATCGGCGGCTCCGAATGCACCCGCCGCTGCGACTTCTGCCAGATCGATACCGGCAAGCCCTCCCCCGTGGACATGTTCGAACCCACCAAGGTGGCCCGCTCGGTCCAGTCCATGCAGCTGCGCTACGCCACCGTCACCGGCGTCGCCCGCGACGACCTGGAAGACGAAGGCGTCTGGCTCTACGCCGAAACCGTCCGCAAGATCCACGAACTGAACCCCGGCACCGGCGTGGAACTGCTCATCCCGGACTTCTCCGGCAACCCCGACCACATCAAGGCGATCTGCGACTCCGCCCCCGAGGTCTTCGCGCACAACGTCGAAACCGTGCCCAGGATCTTCAAGCGTATCCGCCCCGCGTTCCGCTACGAGCGGTCCCTGGACGTCATCACCCAGGGCCGGAACCTGGGCATGGTCACCAAGTCCAACCTCATCCTGGGCATGGGCGAAACCCGCGAAGAAATCAGCGAAGCCCTCCGCGACCTGCACCAGGCCGGCTGCGACCTGATCACCATCACCCAATACCTGCGCCCGTCCGAACGGCACCTGCCCGTGGACCGGTGGGTCAAACCCCAGGAATTCGTGGACCTCCAGCACGAAGCCCAGGAGATCGGCTTCCTCGGCGTCATGTCCGGGCCCCTGGTCCGCTCCTCCTACCGCGCCGGCCGCCTCTGGGCCACCGCCATGCGCAAGAAAGGCCGCGACATCCCCGCCGAACTCGCCCACATCGCCGAAGGCATCCAGGACTCCGGCACCACCCGCCAGGAAGCCGCCACCCTCCTGGCATCACATTCATGA
- a CDS encoding DUF3817 domain-containing protein: MNLRTTVIRAFHILAVAEACSWAALLAGMYFKWVAGTSELGVQVAGPIHGALFIGYGVAALMLWRVQRWPFMVAVLAGVSAVFPFATLLFERWAGRRGYLSAAGAEVPAGEPESSRV, encoded by the coding sequence ATGAACCTCAGGACAACTGTGATCCGCGCCTTCCATATCCTCGCCGTGGCCGAGGCCTGCAGTTGGGCAGCGCTCCTTGCCGGGATGTACTTCAAGTGGGTAGCGGGCACCAGTGAGCTTGGGGTCCAGGTGGCTGGACCCATCCACGGTGCGCTGTTCATCGGCTACGGAGTTGCCGCGCTGATGCTGTGGCGGGTGCAGCGCTGGCCCTTCATGGTGGCGGTGCTGGCAGGCGTCTCCGCCGTCTTCCCGTTCGCCACCCTCCTGTTCGAGCGATGGGCCGGGCGGCGCGGTTACCTCAGTGCCGCAGGGGCAGAAGTGCCCGCCGGTGAGCCTGAGTCCAGCCGGGTGTAG
- a CDS encoding DMT family transporter, whose protein sequence is MVALLSLLGATLFWAGNYVVGAGAVQSIEPLSLVFLRWAIALVPLLVIAQLVERPNWRSVLAAWPWLVALSVCGLLGYNLLLYVALEHTDAFNASLINSFNPALITLAAAVFLRERLTWLSVAGVLLALAGVLIVISGGDAGRLLTAGFGTGEVLMVGAVVVWTAYTVIGRRAPKIPPVTATAVQAAVAVALLAPVRLATGGLALPSTGNSWASLLFIAVFPSVLSYLLWNRALTVLPASGAGVFLNLITVFTAILTILAGRVHTTAQLVGGAIVIGGVVIANARNFRRQKAGEAQG, encoded by the coding sequence ATGGTCGCGCTTCTCTCCCTCCTCGGGGCAACGCTGTTCTGGGCCGGCAACTACGTCGTGGGCGCCGGCGCGGTCCAAAGCATTGAGCCGCTGAGCCTGGTCTTCCTGCGCTGGGCCATCGCGCTGGTGCCGCTGCTGGTCATAGCCCAGCTGGTGGAGCGGCCAAACTGGCGCTCAGTCCTGGCCGCGTGGCCGTGGCTGGTCGCCCTCAGCGTCTGCGGGCTGCTCGGCTACAACCTCCTGCTGTATGTTGCCCTGGAGCACACCGATGCGTTCAACGCTTCGCTGATCAACTCCTTCAATCCGGCACTCATCACGCTTGCCGCCGCCGTCTTCCTGCGTGAACGGCTGACGTGGTTGTCAGTCGCCGGCGTCCTTCTGGCCCTGGCCGGCGTCCTGATCGTGATCAGCGGCGGGGATGCGGGCAGGCTGCTCACCGCCGGCTTCGGTACCGGCGAGGTGCTGATGGTCGGTGCCGTGGTTGTCTGGACCGCGTACACGGTGATCGGCCGCCGGGCCCCGAAGATTCCGCCGGTTACAGCCACGGCAGTCCAGGCAGCAGTGGCGGTGGCCCTGCTGGCCCCGGTCCGCTTGGCGACAGGCGGGCTGGCCCTGCCTTCAACCGGCAACTCGTGGGCGTCACTGCTGTTTATCGCTGTTTTCCCGTCGGTGCTGTCCTACCTGCTGTGGAACCGTGCCCTGACGGTCCTGCCCGCAAGCGGCGCCGGCGTGTTCCTCAACCTCATTACAGTGTTCACCGCCATCCTCACCATCCTCGCCGGACGCGTCCACACCACGGCGCAACTGGTGGGCGGCGCCATCGTGATCGGCGGCGTGGTCATTGCCAATGCGCGGAACTTCCGCCGGCAGAAAGCCGGGGAAGCGCAAGGCTGA
- a CDS encoding DUF4191 domain-containing protein, translating into MAKSPDTSNSTPAGSSAVKRGLFTRKPKEAKAKKPSRLKQIGEVFTMTRRHDPMVPWLMLLAFLGVVAVSFLVGFWLDNWITGLIIGIPLGLLAATFILSRRAERAAFAQIENQPGASGAALGTLRRGWITEEQPVAVNPRTQDAVFRAVGRPGVVLVSEGPSHRVKPLLDAERKRLARILPNVPVHTIQTGHGEGQVPLSQVAKKMGKMKNELTKLEVSTVSKRIASMGTRMPIPKGIDPYKARPNRGR; encoded by the coding sequence ATGGCGAAATCCCCTGACACCAGCAACTCCACCCCGGCGGGCTCAAGCGCGGTGAAGCGCGGCCTGTTCACGCGCAAGCCGAAGGAAGCAAAGGCCAAGAAGCCCAGCAGGCTCAAGCAAATCGGCGAGGTCTTCACCATGACCCGCCGCCACGACCCCATGGTTCCGTGGCTCATGCTGCTGGCGTTCCTGGGCGTTGTGGCGGTCAGCTTCCTGGTGGGTTTCTGGCTGGATAACTGGATTACCGGCCTCATCATCGGCATTCCGCTGGGCCTGCTGGCGGCAACGTTTATTTTGTCCCGCCGCGCCGAACGTGCCGCCTTCGCACAGATTGAAAACCAGCCCGGCGCCTCGGGCGCCGCCCTGGGCACACTCCGCCGTGGCTGGATCACCGAAGAGCAGCCTGTGGCTGTCAATCCGCGCACCCAGGATGCCGTGTTCCGCGCCGTTGGCCGCCCCGGCGTCGTCCTTGTCAGCGAAGGCCCCAGCCACCGTGTGAAGCCGCTGCTCGATGCCGAGCGCAAGCGCCTGGCGCGCATCCTGCCCAACGTTCCCGTGCACACCATCCAGACCGGGCACGGCGAGGGCCAGGTGCCCCTGAGCCAGGTGGCGAAGAAGATGGGCAAGATGAAGAACGAACTGACCAAGCTGGAAGTCAGCACCGTATCCAAGCGCATTGCCTCGATGGGCACCCGGATGCCCATCCCCAAGGGCATCGATCCCTACAAGGCCCGTCCCAACCGCGGACGCTAG